A segment of the Lelliottia amnigena genome:
TGGCGCGTGCCACTGGGGAAGTGGGCGTCGTACTGGTGACGTCAGGCCCAGGCGCTACCAACGCGATAACGGGTATTGCTACCGCCTATATGGATTCCATCCCGCTGGTGATCCTTTCCGGACAGGTTGCAACCTCGCTGATTGGCTACGACGCCTTCCAGGAGTGCGACATGGTGGGGATCTCCCGCCCGGTGGTGAAACACAGTTTTCTGGTGAAGCAAACGGAAGATATTCCGGGGGTGCTGAAAAAAGCATTCTGGCTGGCGGCCAGCGGTCGTCCCGGCCCGGTTGTGGTCGACTTACCGAAAGATATTCTCAATCCTGCCAATAAATTACCTTACGTCTGGCCTGATTCGGTGAGCATGCGCTCGTATAATCCGACCACGCAGGGCCACAAGGGACAGATTAAGCGGGCATTGCAAACGCTCATTGCGGCTAAAAACCCGGTTGTCTACGTTGGCGGCGGCGCGGTAAACGCGCATTGTCACGAACAACTGCGTGAGCTTATCGAAAAATTAAACTTGCCTGTTGCCTCCTCATTGATGGGGCTAGGCGCGTTTCCGGCAACACATCGTCAGGCGCTGGGCATGCTGGGCATGCACGGCACGTTTGAAGCCAACATGACGATGCATAACTCTGATGTGATTTTTGCCGTTGGTGTGCGTTTCGACGATCGCACGACCAACAATCTGGCCAAGTACTGTCCGAATGCGACGGTGTTGCATATTGATATCGACCCGACGTCTATTTCCAAAACCGTGCCCGCTGATGTGCCTATTGTCGGAGATGCGCTACAGGTTCTGGAACAAATGCTCGAACTGCTGGCGCATGAAACGCCAACGCAGCCACTGGATGATATTCGAGACTGGTGGCAGCAGATTGAGCAGTGGCGTGCCCGCCACTGTCTGAAATACGACACGCAAAGCGAACATATTAAACCGCAGGCTGTTATCGAAACCATTTGGCGTCTGACTAAGGGGGAAGCCTATGTGACCTCTGATGTGGGCCAGCACCAGATGTTTGCGGCGCTCTATTATCCCTTTGATAAGCCTCGTCACTGGATCAACTCCGGCGGTCTCGGCACGATGGGCTTTGGCTTGCCTGCCGCGTTGGGCGTGAAGCTGGCGCTCCCGGACGAAATCGTCGTTTGTGTGACGGGCGACGGCAGTATCCAGATGAACATTCAGGAACTCTCCACGGCACTGCAATACGATTTGCCCGTGCTGGTGCTGAACCTGAATAACGGTTATCTGGGGATGGTGAAGCAGTGGCAGGACATGATTTATTCTGGTCGTCACTCCCAGTCGTACATGAAATCGCTGCCAGATTTTGTTCGCGTGGCAGAGGCCTACGGTCACGTGGGCATTCGTGTCAGCGATCCGGCGGAGCTGGAATCGAAGCTTGCCGAGGCGCTCGAGCATGTCAGGAATAACCGCCTGGTGTTTGTCGATGTCATCGTTGACGGAACAGAACACGTCTATCCGATGCATATTCGCGGCGGCGGTATGGATGAAATGTGGCTCAGCAAAACGGAGAGAACCTGATATGCGCCGGATATTATCTGTATTACTGGAAAACGAGTCTGGTGCGCTCTCCCGCGTGATTGGACTCTTTGCCCAGCGCGGCTATAACATTGAAAGCCTGACCGTGGCCCCGACTGACGATCCTACATTATCCCGCATGACCATCCAGACCGTTGGCGATGCGAAAGTGCTGGAGCAGATTGAAAAGCAGCTACACAAGCTGGTGGATGTGCTGCGAGTCAGTGAATTAGGGCAGGGCGCGTATGTTGAGCGCGAAGTCATGCTGGTAAAAATTCAGGCTAGCGGGTACGGCCGTGACGAGGTCAAACGCAATACGGATATCTTCCGTGGGCAGATTATCGACGTTACCCCTTCTATATATACGGTGCAGTTGGCCGGAACCAGCGACAAGCTCGATGCCTTCCTTGCTTCGATACGTGATGTCGCCAAAATCGTTGAGGTCGCGCGCTCCGGCATCGTGGGGTTGTCTCGCGGCGATAAAATTATGCGGTAGCCGTAAAAAAGTTCGCCTCTTTAAGCCTGGCCTGCAAAGTCAGGCTTTTTTTTATCGAAACGCAGCGTAAGCGAGATAAAAGCTATTGCCGCCAGGACTATTCTGCGCTTAGATGTAAAAAGGTATAACCATAAACCTGACAAGGCCATGGACTCTTTTTTTCTTTTAAGGGGCAATTGTGAAACTGGATGAAATCGCCCGGCTTGCGGGCGTGTCACGAACTACAGCAAGCTATGTGATCAACGGTAAAGCGAAGCAGTACCGTGTTAGCGATAAAACCGTTGAAAAAGTCATGGCGGTGGTGCGTGAGCATAACTACCATCCGAACGCTGTCGCCGCCGGTTTACGTGCCGGACGCACCCGCTCTATTGGTCTGGTCATTCCGGATCTGGAAAATACCAGCTACACCCGTATCGCTAATTATCTTGAACGCCAGGCGCGTCAGCGTGGTTATCAGTTACTGATCGCCTGTTCTGAAGATCAACCCGATAATGAAATGCGCTGCATTGAGCATCTGCTGCAACGCCAGGTGGATGCGATTATCGTATCCACTTCCTTGCCGCCAGAGCACCCGTTCTACCAGCGTTGGGCGAACGACTCGTTCCCGATTGTCGCCCTTGACCGTGCGCTGGATCGTGAACACTTTACCAGCGTAGTCGGTGCCGATCAGGACGACGCGGAAATGCTGGCTGCAGAGCTGCGCACCTTCCCTGCGGAAACCGTGCTTTATCTTGGCGCGTTACCCGAGCTGTCCGTCAGCTTCCTGCGTGAGCAGGGATTCCGTAACGCCTGGAAAGACGATCCGCGTGAAGTCCACTATCTCTATGCCAATAGCTACGAGCGTGAAGCCGCTGCTCAGCTGTTTGAAAAGTGGCTTGAGACGCACCCGATGCCGCAGGCGCTGTTTACCACGTCGTTTGCCCTTCTACAAGGTGTGATGGACGTTACGCTACGACGCGAAGGCAAATTGCCGACTGAGCTGGCCATTGCGACGTTTGGTGATAACGAGCTGCTCGACTTCCTGCAATGCCCGGTGCTTGCCGTGGCGCAGCGTCACCGTGACGTTGCGGAGCGCGTGCTGGAAATTGTCCTCGCGAGCCTCGATGAACCTCGTAAGCCGAAACCGGGTCTGACCCGTATCAAACGTAACCTTTACCGTCGCGGTGTGTTAAGCCGTCACTAAAACAGTCATCAGGGCAGCAATAGCAGCCCTGTTTTTTTCCGAATATTACGGGAAATAATAACCTGACTAAATTTAGGATAATTCCTTAAGAACCATAGCCTGCTATTCTTATTATTTCCTTTTCACCCTTCAGCGGCATTTTTAAGGTTATTAAGAGTTCGCTTATCACTATTTTTTGTATTGTTTTGTTACAAAGACTATTCCCTCGCTGAATTATCAGCCGTTTTTATCTTTCATATCTGACTTGCAGTGCCACCGCTTGCGCTTTCTGGCTTGTGCGTTGAATCTGGCGCTGTCATCCCCTGACGATATGTCTTAAAATGCCGCCCGCGTCGCAAACTGACACTTTATATTTGCCTGTATGGATAGAGAGTGAATTTTAACGCTCCTCTGAATATTCATTTTTTTCTTACAAATATTCATGACGTTAATTTGTCTCGTAAGTTGTGCAGTTATTAATCAAGTTGGGTTATGTCGGTAAATAGGGCGCTTTCGAGTCCTTATCGCGGCAGTCCCGGCTTGACAAGCTTTTCCTTCGCTCCGTAAACTCCTTTATGTGGGAATTTGTGGGTTAAAGTGGCGATAAGGGGTGGAGCTGGCATGTTCCGTGGGGCGACGTTAGTCAATCTCGACAGTAAGGGGCGTTTATCGGTACCAACCCGATACCGCGACCAACTGATCGAAAACGCGTCAGGTCAAATGGTGTGCACCATTGACATTAACCACCCCTGCCTGCTGCTTTACACCTTACCCGAATGGGAAATTATCGAGCAAAAGCTGTCGCGACTGTCGAGCATGAACCCGCAGGAACGCCGCGTGCAGCGGTTGTTGTTGGGTCATGCCAGTGAGTGTCAGATGGATAACTCGGGGCGCTTACTGATTGCGCCTGTGTTGCGACAACATGCTGGTCTAACAAAAGAAGTGATGCTGGTCGGGCAGTTCAACAAGTTTGAACTGTGGGATGAAACGACCTGGTATCAACAGGTCAAGGAAGATATCGACGCTGAACAATCTGATTCCGGTGTGTTATCGGATCGATTGCAGGACTTGTCTCTATAAATATGACGGAAAATTATAAACATACATCGGTGCTGTTGGACGAGGCCGTAAACGGTCTGAATATTCGTCCTGATGGCATCTATATTGATGGCACATTTGGTCGCGGTGGTCACTCGCGTCTGATCCTCTCCCAACTGGGAGCGGAAGGTCGCTTATTGGCAATCGATCGCGATCCGCAGGCAATTGCCGTTGCGAAGACTATCGATGATCCACGCTTTTCATTTGTTCATGGGCCTTTCTCAGCGTTGGCTGACTACGTAAGCGAGCGCGATCTCACGGGCAAGATCGACGGGATTCTTCTCGATCTTGGCGTTTCATCACCACAGCTTGATGATGCAGAACGCGGATTTTCTTTCATGCGTGATGGCCCGCTGGATATGCGTATGGACCCAACGCGTGGTCAATCCGCTGCCGAATGGCTGCTGACTGCTGAAGAAGCCGATATTGCCTGGGTGATTAAAACCTTTGGCGAAGAGCGTTTTGGTAAACGTATCGCGCGCGGCATCGTTGAGCGTAATCGTATTGAGCCGATGACACGCACGAAAGAGCTGGCAGAAGTGGTGACGGCGGCAACGCCGGTTAAAGACAAATTCAAACATCCCGCGACCCGTACCTTCCAGGCGGTGCGCATTTGGGTCAACAGTGAACTGGAGGAAATAGAGCTGGCGCTAAAAAGCTCGCTCGGCGTGCTGGCCCCAGGTGGGCGGTTATCCATTATCAGCTTCCATTCGCTGGAAGACCGTATTGTGAAGCGTTTTATGCGCGAACAAAGCCGCGGTCCTCAGGTTCCAGCAGGGCTGCCGATGACGGAAGAGCAACTCAGTAAACTGGGCGGCCGTTATTTGCGAGTACTAGGCAAGATGATGCCGGGCGAAGAAGAGGTGGCAGAGAATCCACGCGCCCGTAGTTCAGTGCTGCGCATCGCAGAAAGGACGAACGCATGATCAGCAGAGTGACAGAGACCCTAAGCAAAGTTAAAGGATCGTTAGGAAGCAACGAGCGCCATGCCTTGCCTGGCGTGATCGGCGACGATCTTTTGCGGTTTGGGAAGCTGCCACTCTGCTTGTTCATTTGCATTATTGTGACGGCCGTGACGGTCGTAACAACCGCACACCATACCCGTTTACTGACCGCGCAGCGCGAGCAGATGGTGCTCGAGCGTGATGCGCTGGATATCGAATGGCGAAACCTGATTCTTGAAGAAAATGCGCTCGGCGATCACAGCCGGGTTGAACGGATCGCAACGGAAAAGCTGCAGCTGCAGCATGTTGATCCTTCGCAGGAAAATATTGTAGTACAAAAATAAGGGAACACGCGACGCATGAGAGCAGCGGCGAAAACGCAAAAACCGAAACGTCAGGAAGAACAGGCCAACTTTGTGAGTTGGCGTTTTGCGTTGCTTTGTGGCTGTATTTTACTGGCGCTGTGTCTGTTGCTCGGTCGTGCTGCGTGGTTACAGATTATCGCGCCGGACATGCTGGTGCGACAGGGAGATATGCGTTCCCTGCGCGTGCAGGAAGTGTCCACTTCGCGCGGTTTGATCACTGACCGTTCTGGTCGCCCGTTGGCGGTGAGCGTGCCCGTTAAAGCGATCTGGGCCGATCCGAAAGAGCTGCATGATGCTGGTGGCGTCACGCTGGATAATCGCTGGAAAGCGCTTGCCGATGCGTTGAAAATGCCGCTCGACCAAATGGCGGCGCGCGTCAATGCCAACCCGAAAGGGCGATTTATCTATCTGGCGCGTCAGGTGAACCCTGATATGGCCGATTACATTAAGAAACTCAAACTGCCGGGGATTCATCTGCGTGAAGAGTCACGCCGCTATTATCCGTCAGGAGAAGTGACCGCTCACCTCATTGGCTTTACCAACGTCGATAGCCAGGGTATTGAAGGGGTCGAAAAAAGCTTTGATAAATGGCTGACCGGACAACCAGGCGAGCGTGTGGTACGTAAAGACCGTTACGGCCGCGTGATCGAGGATATCTCTTCAACGGACAGTCAGGCGGCGCACAACCTCGCGCTGAGTATTGACGAACGTTTGCAGGCGCTGGTTTACCGCGAACTGAATAATGCGGTGGCGTTTAACAAAGCCGAATCTGGCAGCGCCGTGCTGGTGGACGTCAGCACTGGCGAAGTCCTGGCGATGGCGAACAGCCCGTCTTATAACCCGAATAATCTTACCGGTACGCAGAAAGATATCATGCGTAACCGTACCATCACCGACGTGTTCGAACCGGGTTCGACTGTGAAACCGATGGTGGTAATGACCGCGCTGCAGCGTGGCATCGTTAATGAAAATACCGTTCTAAATACCATTCCTTACCGAATTAACGGCCACGAAATCAAAGATGTGGCGCGTTACAGCGAATTGACCCTGACCGGGGTTTTGCAGAAGTCGAGTAACGTCGGTGTTTCTAAGCTGGCGTTAGCGATGCCGTCCTCAGCGTTAGTAGAAACTTACTCACGTTTTGGGCTGGGAAAGGCGACCAATTTGGGGTTGGTCGGAGAACGCAGTGGCTTATATCCTCAAAAACAACGGTGGTCTGACATAGAGAGGGCCACCTTCTCTTTCGGCTACGGGCTAATGGTAACACCGTTACAGTTGGCGCGAGTCTATGCAACGATCGGCAGCTATGGCGTATATCGTCCCCTGTCGATCACCAAAGTTGATCCACCGGTTCCGGGCGAGCGTATCTTCCCGGAATCCACCGTTCGTACCGTGGTACATATGATGGAAAGCGTGGCGCTGCCTGGCGGCGGCGGCGTGAAGGCAGCGATCAAAGGCTATCGCATCGCCATCAAAACCGGTACAGCGAAAAAAGTGGGGCCGGACGGTCGCTACATCAATAAATACATTGCTTACACCGCAGGCGTTGCGCCTGCAAGCAATCCCCGATTTGCGCTGGTGGTCGTTATTAACGATCCACAGGCGGGTAAATACTACGGTGGCGCCGTCTCCGCGCCGGTGTTCGGTGCCATCATGGGCGGCGTTTTGCGTACCATGAATATCGAACCAGATGCGCTGTCGACGGGCGAAAAAAGTGAATTTGTAACTAATCAAGGCGAGGGAACAGGTGGCAGATCGTAATTTGCGCGACCTTCTTGCTCCGTGGGTGCAAAACGTACCTGCGCGGGCACTGCGAGAGATGGTACTCGACAGCCGTGTGGCTGCGTCGGGCGATCTTTTCGTTGCGGTAGTCGGTCATCAGGCGGACGGGCGTCGATATATCCCGCAGGCGATTGCGCAAGGTGTAGCTGCCATTATTGCTGAGGCAAAAGATGACGCAACCGACGGTGAAATCCGCGAAATGCACGGCGTGCCGGTCATCTACCTCAGTCAGTTGAATGAGCGTCTTTCCGCCCTGGCGGGACGTTTTTATCATGAACCGTCTGACCAGTTGCGATTGGTTGGCGTCACCGGGACCAACGGCAAAACCACCACCACGCAGTTGATGGCGCAGTGGGCCCAGTTATTGGGTGAAACGGGCGCGGTGATGGGCACGGTGGGCAATGGTCTGCTGGGTAAAGTCAATCCAACGGAGAACACCACCGGTTCAGCGGTTGATGTGCAGCATGTCCTTTCCGGCCTCGCAGGTCAGGGTGCGACGTTTGCCGCCATGGAGGTCTCTTCACATGGTTTGGTGCAACATCGCGTTTCAGCGCTGAAGTTTGCAGCGTCTGTGTTTACCAACCTGAGTCGCGACCACCTCGATTATCACGGGGACATGGAAAATTACGAAGCAGCAAAATGGCTGCTCTATTCCACGCATCACTGCGGTCAGGCGATCATCAACGCCGATGACGAAGTGGGCCGCCGTTGGCTGGCAAAATTGCCTGATGCAGTTGCGGTCTCCATGGAAGACCATATCAATCCGAATTGCCATGGCCGCTGGCTGAAGGCGACGGACGTGAATTATCACGACAGCGGCGCAACGATTCGCTTTGCTTCTTCATGGGGCGAAGGCGAAATCGAAAGCCGTTTGATGGGCGCATTTAACGTCAGCAATCTGTTGCTGGCGCTGGCCACGCTGTTGGCGTTGGATTATCCACTGGCCGAGCTGGTGAATACGGCCGCACGCTTGCAGCCTGTTTGTGGGCGGATGGAGGTCTTTACCGCACCGGGCAAACCGACGGTGGTGGTTGATTACGCCCATACCCCGGATGCGCTGGAAAAAGCGCTCCAGGCCGCGCGTCTGCACTGTACCGGTAAGCTGTGGTGCGTTTTCGGCTGCGGTGGCGATCGCGACAAAGGTAAGCGCCCACTTATGGGGGCGATTGCTGAACAGTTCGCGGATATTCCTGTTGTGACCGATGACAACCCGCGTACGGAAGAACCGCGCGCCATTATCAACGATATCCTCGCCGGCATGATGGATGCGGGGCACGCTCGAGTGGTTGAAGGCCGCGCCGAAGCGGTCACCAATGCGATTATGCAGGCCAAAGAAAATGACGTTGTGCTGCTGGCAGGCAAAGGTCATGAAGACTATCAAATTGTCGGTGCACATCGTCTGGATTATTCCGACCGTGTGACGGCTGCGCGTCTGCTGGGAGCGTTGGCATGATTAGCATTACGCTACGCCAGGCTGCTACGGTGCTGAATGGCGAGCTGCAGGGTCGGGATCTGACTGTTGATGCGGTGACGACGGATACCCGAAAAATTACGCCGGGCTGTTTGTTCGTCGCGCTGAAAGGCGAGCGCTTTGATGCGCATGATTTTGCCGAACAAGCAAAAGAGAACGGCGCTGGTGCGTTACTGGTGAGTCGTAAACTTGACATCGATCTGCCGCAGTTGGTGGTGAAAGACACGCGCCAGGCATTTGGTGAGCTGGCTGCATGGGTTCGCCAGCAGGTTCCTGCGCGCGTTGTGGCGCTGACGGGATCTTCCGGCAAAACCTCTGTCAAAGAGATGACGGCTGCGATACTCAGCCAATGTGGCAATACGCTTTACACTGCCGGCAATCTGAATAACGACATCGGCGTGCCAATGACGCTACTGGGTTTGACGCAAGAACATCAATACGCCGTGATTGAACTCGGCGCCAATCACCAGGGTGAAATTGCCTGGACTGTTGATTTGACGCGTCCGGAAGCGGCATTAGTCAATAACCTTGCGGCAGCGCATCTTGAAGGATTTGGCTCGCTGGAAGGCGTGGCAAAAGCGAAAGGTGAAATTTATGGCGGCCTGCCGGAGAACGGCATTGCCATTATGAATGCCGATAACAATGACTGGCTGAACTGGCAAAGCACCATTGGCTCGCGTAAAACCTGGCGTTTCTCGCCAAATGCTGCGAACAGCGATTTTTCCGCGACAAATATCCATGTGACCTCACACGGCACGGAATTTACCTTAAAGACCCCAACGGGCGATGTGGACGTGCTGTTGCCTCTGCCGGGTCGTCACAATATTGCGAATGCACTGGCTGCTGCGGCACTGTCAATGGCCGTTGGCGCAACGCACGATGCAATCAAAGCGGGGCTGTTAAACCTCAAGGCCGTGCCAGGACGTTTGTTCCCCATCCAACTGGCTGAAAACAAGCTGCTGCTGGATGACTCTTACAACGCTAACGTCGGCTCCATGACCGCCGCGGTACAGGTGCTGTCAGAAATGCCAGGCTATCGTGTGATGGTTGTAGGCGATATGGCTGAGCTGGGTGACGAGAGCGAAGCGTGCCATGTGCAGGTGGGCGAAGCGGCAAAAGCATCCGGTATTGATTGCGTATTAAGTGCAGGAATTTTAAGCCAGGCGATCAGCCAGGCGAGCGGCGTCGGTGAACATTTTGCTAATAAAACTGCGCTGATTACACGTTTGAAAGAGTTAGTTACAGAGCATCAAATTGTGACTGTTTTAGTGAAAGGTTCACGTAGTGCCGCCATGGAAGAGGTTGTGCACGCATTACAGGAGAACGGAACATGTTAGTTTGGCTGGCCGAACATTTGGTCAAATATTACTCAGGCTTTAACGTCTTTTCTTATCTGACGTTTCGCGCCATCGTCAGCCTGCTGACTGCACTGTTCATCTCGTTGTGGATGGGCCCGCGCATGATTGCCCGTCTGCAAAAACTCTCTTTCGGCCAGGTTGTCCGTAACGACGGCCCAGAATCGCACTTCAGCAAACGCGGTACGCCAACAATGGGCGGGATCATGATCCTCACCGCGATTGTGGTATCCGTATTGCTGTGGGCTTACCCGTCCAACCCGTACGTCTGGTGTGTACTCACTGTGCTGATTGGTTACGGCATTATTGGTTTCGTTGATGATTACCGCAAAGTGGTGCGTAAAGACACCAAAGGCCTTATCGCCCGCTGGAAATACTTCTGGATGTCGGTGATTGCGCTGGGCGTGGCGTTCGCGCTTTATCTGGCGGGTAAAGACACACCGGCAACTGAGCTGGTTGTACCTTTCTTCAAAGACGTGATGCCACAGCTTGGATTGTTCTACATCCTGCTGGCGTATTTCGTGATTGTGGGCACCGGCAATGCTGTGAACCTGACCGACGGCCTCGACGGTCTGGCGATCATGCCAACCGTCTTTGTCGCAGGTGGCTTTGCGCTGGTGGCATGGGCAACCGGTAACATGAACTTTGCCAATTACTTACACATTCCTTATCTGCGCCACGCCGGTGAACTGGTGATCGTCTGTACGGCGATTGTCGGCGCGGGGCTTGGCTTCCTGTGGTTTAACACCTATCCGGCTCAGGTCTTTATGGGTGACGTCGGTTCGCTGGCGCTAGGCGGCGCGCTGGGCATTATTGCCGTGCTGCTGCGTCAGGAGTTCTTGCTGGTGATCATGGGTGGTGTATTTGTTGTTGAAACGCTTTCGGTGATTTTACAGGTCGGTTCCTTCAAGCTGCGCGGTCAGCGCATCTTCCGTATGGCCCCGATTCATCACCACTATGAACTGAAAGGCTGGCCGGAGCCGCGCGTGATTGTGCGCTTCTGGATTATTTCACTGATGCTGGTGCTAATTGGCCTCGCAACACTGAAGGTGCGTTAATCATGGCAGATTACCAGGGCAAAAAAGTCGTTATTATCGGGTTAGGCCTGACGGGGCTTTCCTGCGTGGACTTTTTCCTCGGACGGGGCGTGACGCCGCGTGTGATGGATACGCGTGTTTCACCGCCGGGTCTGGATAAACTTCCGGAAGAGGTTGAACGCCACCTTGGTGGTCTGAATGATGACTGGCTGCTGGCCGCCGATTTGATTGTGGCAAGCCCAGGGTTTGCTCTGGCGCACCCTTCGTTAAGTGCCGCAGCCGATGCGGGCGTCGAGATTGTTGGCGATATCGAGTTGTTCTGCCGCGAAGCGCAGGCACCGGTTATCGCTATCACCGGCTCCAACGGCAAAAGCACCGTCACCACGCTAGTGGGTGAAATGGCGAAAGCCGCGGGCATGAACGTGGGAGTCGGCGGCAATATCGGTTTACCTGCACTGATGCTGCTGGATCAGGAACGTGAATTGTACGTGCTGGAACTCTCTAGCTTCCAGCTGGAGACTACGTCGAGTTTGCGCGCCGTTGCTGCGACGATCCTGAACGTGACCGAAGATCATATGGATCGTTACCCGTTTGGCTTACAGCAATATCGTGCGGCCAAACTGCGCGTCTATGAAAATGCCAAAGTGTGCGTAGTGAATGCCGACGATGCGCTGACCATGCCAGTGCGCGGTGCGGACGAGCGCTGCGTGAGTTTTGGCATCAATATGGGTGACTATCACCTGAATCATCAGCAGGGCGAAACCTGGCTGCGTGTGAAAGGTGAGAAAGTGTTGAACGTGAAAGAGATGAAACTTTCTGGACAACATAACTACACCAATGCGCTGGCGGCGCTGGCGCTGGCAGACGCTGCGGGTCTACCGCGTGCATCAAGTCTGAAAGCATTGACCACGTTTACTGGCCTGGCGCATCGCTTCCAACTGGCGCTTGAGCATAACGGCGTTCGCTGGATTAACGACTCTAAAGCCACTAACGTCGGCAGCACAGAAGCCGCGCTGAACGGATTACGCGTCGATGGCACGTTGTATCTGCTGCTCGGCGGTGACGGTAAATCGGCGGACTTCTCATCTCTCAAGCCCTATCTGTCAGGCGATAACATCCGCGTATACTGCTTTGGCCGCGACGGTGCTGAACTGGCCGCGTTGCGCCCGGACATCGCCACACAAACCGAAACTCTGGAACAGGCGATTCGCCTGATTGCACCGAATGTTCAGCCGGGCGATATGGTGCTGCTGTCTCCAGCCTGCGCGAGTCTCGATCAGTTTAAGAATTTCGAACAGCGTGGCGATCTCTTCGCCCGCCTGGCGAAGGAGTTAGGCTGATGCGTTTATCTCTCCCTCGCCTGAAAATACCGCGCCTGCCTGGATTTGGGATCCTGGCGTGGCTCTTTGCGGCATTGAAGGGCTGGGTGATGGCCTCCCGGGATAAAGATTCCGATAGCCTGATTATGTATGACCGTATGCTGCTCTGGCTGACGCTGGGGCTGGCTGCGATCGGTTTTATCATGGTGACATCCGCCTCCATGCCGGTTGGACAGCGCCTGGCAAACGATCCCTTCCTGTTCGCTAAACGTGATGGTTTGTACATTATTCTGGCGTTCTGCCTGGCGTTGATCACGCTGCGTTTGCCAATGGAATTTTGGCAGCGCCACAGCACCGCCATGCTGATCGCCTCGATTATTATGCTGCTGATCGTGCTGGTGGTGGGGAGTTCGGTCAACGGTGCTTCGCGCTGGATTGCCTTTGGCCCGCTGCGTATTCAGCCTGCTGAATTTACCAAGCTGTCGCTGTTCTGCTATCTCGCAAACTACCTTGTGCGCAAGGTTGATGAGGTGCGTAACAACCTGCGCGGCTTCTTAAAGCCGATGGGTGTGATTCTGGTACTGGCGATTTTACTGCTGGCGCAGCCGGATCTCGGTACGGTCGTAGTGTTGTTCGTCACGACCCTGGCGATGCTCTTCCTGGCGGGTGCAAAACTGTGGCAGTTTATCGCCATCATCGGCATGGGGATTTCGGCGGTCGTACTGCTGATCCTCGCCGAACCGTATCGTATCCGCCGCGTGACCTCTTTCTGGAACCCGTGGGAAGATCCGTTTGGCAGTGGCTACCAGCTGACCCAATCGTTAATGGCCTTTGGCCGTGGCGAAATCTGGGGGCAGGGTTTAGGTAATTCCGTACAAAAACTGGAGTATCTGCCCGAGGCTCATACCGACTTTATCTTCTCCATCATCGGGGGAGGAACTGGGTTATATCGGTGTGGTATTGGCACTTTTAATGGTATTCTTCGTCGCTTTCCGCGCCATGTCGATTGGCCGAAAAGCGCTGGAAATCGATCATCGCTTCTCCGGTTTCCTGGCCTGCTCAATTGGTATCTGGTTTAGCTTCCAGGCATTGGTCAACGTTGGCGCGGCAGCCGGTATGCTGCCGACTAAGGGCCTGACGTTGCCGTTGATCAGCTACGGTGGTTCGAGCCTGTTGATTATGTCGACCGCCATTATGTTTTTATTGCGCATAGATTATGAGACGCGCCTGGAAAAAGCCCAGGCGTTTACACGAGGTTCACGATGAATCAACCGAAGCGGTTAATGGTGATG
Coding sequences within it:
- the ftsL gene encoding cell division protein FtsL, with translation MISRVTETLSKVKGSLGSNERHALPGVIGDDLLRFGKLPLCLFICIIVTAVTVVTTAHHTRLLTAQREQMVLERDALDIEWRNLILEENALGDHSRVERIATEKLQLQHVDPSQENIVVQK
- the fruR_1 gene encoding Fructose repressor, translating into MKLDEIARLAGVSRTTASYVINGKAKQYRVSDKTVEKVMAVVREHNYHPNAVAAGLRAGRTRSIGLVIPDLENTSYTRIANYLERQARQRGYQLLIACSEDQPDNEMRCIEHLLQRQVDAIIVSTSLPPEHPFYQRWANDSFPIVALDRALDREHFTSVVGADQDDAEMLAAELRTFPAETVLYLGALPELSVSFLREQGFRNAWKDDPREVHYLYANSYEREAAAQLFEKWLETHPMPQALFTTSFALLQGVMDVTLRREGKLPTELAIATFGDNELLDFLQCPVLAVAQRHRDVAERVLEIVLASLDEPRKPKPGLTRIKRNLYRRGVLSRH
- the mraZ gene encoding protein mraZ, which gives rise to MFRGATLVNLDSKGRLSVPTRYRDQLIENASGQMVCTIDINHPCLLLYTLPEWEIIEQKLSRLSSMNPQERRVQRLLLGHASECQMDNSGRLLIAPVLRQHAGLTKEVMLVGQFNKFELWDETTWYQQVKEDIDAEQSDSGVLSDRLQDLSL
- the ilvI gene encoding acetolactate synthase 3 catalytic subunit, which translates into the protein MEMLSGAEMVVRSLIDQGVKQVFGYPGGAVLDIYDALHTVGGIDHVLVRHEQAAVHMADGLARATGEVGVVLVTSGPGATNAITGIATAYMDSIPLVILSGQVATSLIGYDAFQECDMVGISRPVVKHSFLVKQTEDIPGVLKKAFWLAASGRPGPVVVDLPKDILNPANKLPYVWPDSVSMRSYNPTTQGHKGQIKRALQTLIAAKNPVVYVGGGAVNAHCHEQLRELIEKLNLPVASSLMGLGAFPATHRQALGMLGMHGTFEANMTMHNSDVIFAVGVRFDDRTTNNLAKYCPNATVLHIDIDPTSISKTVPADVPIVGDALQVLEQMLELLAHETPTQPLDDIRDWWQQIEQWRARHCLKYDTQSEHIKPQAVIETIWRLTKGEAYVTSDVGQHQMFAALYYPFDKPRHWINSGGLGTMGFGLPAALGVKLALPDEIVVCVTGDGSIQMNIQELSTALQYDLPVLVLNLNNGYLGMVKQWQDMIYSGRHSQSYMKSLPDFVRVAEAYGHVGIRVSDPAELESKLAEALEHVRNNRLVFVDVIVDGTEHVYPMHIRGGGMDEMWLSKTERT
- the ilvH gene encoding acetolactate synthase 3 regulatory subunit, yielding MRRILSVLLENESGALSRVIGLFAQRGYNIESLTVAPTDDPTLSRMTIQTVGDAKVLEQIEKQLHKLVDVLRVSELGQGAYVEREVMLVKIQASGYGRDEVKRNTDIFRGQIIDVTPSIYTVQLAGTSDKLDAFLASIRDVAKIVEVARSGIVGLSRGDKIMR
- the rsmH gene encoding 16S rRNA methyltransferase; its protein translation is MTENYKHTSVLLDEAVNGLNIRPDGIYIDGTFGRGGHSRLILSQLGAEGRLLAIDRDPQAIAVAKTIDDPRFSFVHGPFSALADYVSERDLTGKIDGILLDLGVSSPQLDDAERGFSFMRDGPLDMRMDPTRGQSAAEWLLTAEEADIAWVIKTFGEERFGKRIARGIVERNRIEPMTRTKELAEVVTAATPVKDKFKHPATRTFQAVRIWVNSELEEIELALKSSLGVLAPGGRLSIISFHSLEDRIVKRFMREQSRGPQVPAGLPMTEEQLSKLGGRYLRVLGKMMPGEEEVAENPRARSSVLRIAERTNA